In the Streptomyces cinnamoneus genome, CCGGCTTCCGGGCCCCGGGTCCCCCTGATAGGTGAAGGCCCCCGGGCCGCCCGCCCCCGCCCCGGCGTCCTTGCCGCTCCGGGAAGGGCGCCGGTAGAAGATCACCAGCCGAAGCTACCGCTCGGTATTCCACAGCCGGGACCCGAGGGCCGGGCCCGGCGGCACGGGGGGCGATCTCATGTACAGGACCCATCAGCCAGCCGCTCACGCGCCCAGGAGCCGGGGCGCCGGCGCCGCTCCGCCCCGCCGCGGCGACCCGCGGCGGCCGGCCGCCCACCGGCGCGAGCGCGAGCTCCGGCGGCCGCACTACTGGTTCGCCGAGCGGCTGCTGCTCACGCTCAGCGGGCAGCGGCCGGTGCACTGGATGCTCGGCCACACCCTCCCGGCCGCCTACGACCAGCTCGCCGAGCTCGCGCCGCGGCTGCCGCTGCGCCCCGCCCCGCCGGGCCGCAGCGCTCCCGTCCTGCGCGGGTGCGGCCACTTCCAGCCCCGGCCCGGAGTGATCGAGGCCTTCGCGCGGATCGCCTCGGGCGACCGGCTCCAGGCGCTGGCCTTCCGCCTGGAGCACGGCCCGGACCGGCGGTGGCGGTGCGCCGCCGTGGAGCTGGCCGGAGCCCGCGGCTGAACGGCCCGGAGCACGACGAGGGGGCGGAACGCGTTCCCGCGCCCCGCCCCCTCGTCAGGCCCGAGACGGGCCGTGGGTCCGGTGTTACTTCTTGCGGCGGCGGCCGCCGCTGGCGTTCTTCTGGGCCTTGCGGCGCTCGGCGCGGGTCAGGCCGTCGGCCTCGGAGCGGAACTCACCGGTGTCGTCGGAGGCGAAGTCCGTCTCGATCGTGCCGCCCTCCCCGTCCACCGTCGGGGCGGAGAAGTGCAGGCGGTCCGGGCGCTGCGGGGCGGCGAGGCCCTTGGCGCGGATCTCGGGACGCGCGGCGGGCACGGTGTCCTGCACCTTCTGCAGCGACGGACGCTCCTCGTCCTGCACCGGGACCTCTTCGAGCTGCTGGTCGACCTGGACCTCCAGGTTGAACAGGTAGCCGACGGACTCCTCCTTGATGCCCTCCATCATGGCGGTGAACATGTCGAAGCCCTCGCGCTGGTACTCCACCAGGGGGTCCTTCTGGGCCATGGCCCGCAGGCCGATGCCCTCCTGGAGGTAGTCCATCTCGTAGAGGTGCTCACGCCACTTGCGGTCCAGGACGGACAGCACGACGCGGCGCTCCAGCTCCCGCATGATGTCCGAGCCGAGCTGCTCCTCGCGGGCCGCGTACTGCTCGTGGATGTCGTCCTTGACGGACTCGGCGATGAACTCGGCGGTGATGCCCGCGCGGTCGCCGGCCGCCTCCTCCAGCTCCTCGA is a window encoding:
- a CDS encoding Rv3235 family protein; the encoded protein is MYRTHQPAAHAPRSRGAGAAPPRRGDPRRPAAHRRERELRRPHYWFAERLLLTLSGQRPVHWMLGHTLPAAYDQLAELAPRLPLRPAPPGRSAPVLRGCGHFQPRPGVIEAFARIASGDRLQALAFRLEHGPDRRWRCAAVELAGARG